The Henckelia pumila isolate YLH828 chromosome 2, ASM3356847v2, whole genome shotgun sequence genome includes a window with the following:
- the LOC140884720 gene encoding putative transcription factor bHLH041 codes for MDFIFLLDDGRRAAFLQHVIQSFGCSYICLWSQLAQPANCLYFVDGMYQETSSQQPSSSSGSHARSLFNAYSESITYIDSCRIPGFSFKNNLPYVEFKIDEIQSMASSEVQLQFYQEAKIMTAVFMGCANGEIEIGMLHQPKTDLEMEIKKLFPTNFSRETVAHPHPADQIWPSSSSSSLRSLSFDSPEYSPPVLSIPISTTSTVQAVTTPKPIPYLAPSTSYIDPHQQTVQALRQIRNPKFPTIESEDDAIHKAILAVLSSTSSTSTSPSNSQQNPLYLPSNMISPVTNKSTAFRRYTRSTTQARPLAMINRKHNMFKRAVVLLRNLNVIRRQEYDQIQENFPTATRLHHMVSERKRREKLNDVFQALRSLLPAGSKKDKASVLSSTIQYLGSLISQVSELSKRNQELETSLLNRGEAAVPRFHSAQYQRLNVEIFKQSTSEARIWELRVIVRGECSMLDLVVRILESIKQQNNVCLLSLESNTSPVESTSAHCVVLRLKLEGDESNESRSLKEIVTRALDEYVAR; via the exons ATGGACTTCATCTTTCTCCTCGACGATGGACGCCGCGCCGCGTTTCTTCAGCATGTGATCCAGTCTTTTGGTTGTTCTTACATTTGCCTATGGTCTCAATTAGCTCAACCAGCCAA TTGCTTATATTTTGTGGATGGAATGTACCAAGAAACAAGCAGCCAGCAACCGAGCTCGTCGTCCGGAAGCCATGCCAGAAGTCTTTTTAATGCTTACTCGGAATCCATTACTTATATTGATAGTTG CCGAATTCCAGGGTTTTCATTTAAGAACAATCTTCCTTACGTGGAGTTTAAGATAGATGAAATTCAAAGTATGGCATCAAGTGAAGTGCAACTTCAATTCTATCAGGAAGCTAAGATTATG ACTGCAGTTTTCATGGGGTGTGCCAATGGAGAGATTGAGATAGGAATGTTACATCAACCTAAG ACGGACTTGGAAATGGAAATCAAAAAATTATTCCCAACGAACTTCTCCAGAGAAACAGTAGCACACCCTCATCCGGCGGATCAAATCTGGCCTtcctcttcttcatcatcattaAGATCATTATCATTCGATAGCCCCGAATATTCGCCTCCAGTGTTGAGCATCCCCATTAGTACTACTTCCACCGTTCAAGCGGTAACCACACCAAAACCAATACCATATTTGGCTCCAAGCACCTCTTATATTGACCCTCATCAGCAAACGGTACAAGCCTTGAGGCAAATTCGGAACCCAAAGTTTCCTACCATAGAAAGTGAAGATGATGCAATACACAAGGCAATACTTGCTGTCTTGTCTTCTACTTCCTCCACTAGTACTTCTCCCTCTAATTCTCAGCAGAATCCACTGTATTTACCATCCAATATGATCAGTCCTGTCACGAATAAGTCGACTGCATTTCGAAGATATACAAGAAGTACTACTCAGGCTCGACCACTGGCAATGATAAATCGTAAACATAACATGTTTAAAAGAGCTGTTGTGCTCCTCAGAAACTTGAATGTGATAAGAAGACAAGAATATGATCAGATTCAAGAAAACTTCCCCACAGCAACTCGGTTGCATCACATGGTCTCAGAAAGGAAAAGACGCGAAAAGTTGAATGATGTCTTCCAAGCTTTGAGATCATTACTCCCTGCAGGATCAAAG AAGGACAAGGCCTCAGTTCTTAGCAGCACGATTCAGTACTTGGGCTCATTGATATCTCAAGTTTCAGAACTCAGTAAGAGAAACCAGGAACTCGAAACATCCCTTTTGAATCGAGGAGAAGCCGCGGTGCCGCGCTTTCATTCAGCTCAATATCAAAGGCTAAATGTTGAGATATTCAAGCAGAGTACATCAGAAGCAAGAATCTGGGAATTGAGAGTTATTGTACGAGGAGAATGCAGCATGTTAGATTTGGTGGTTCGAATATTGGAGTCAATAAAACAGCAAAATAATGTATGCTTGTTGTCTTTAGAATCCAACACCAGCCCGGTTGAGTCAACATCAGCGCACTGCGTGGTATTAAGATTGAAGCTTGAG GGTGATGAATCTAACGAGTCTCGCAGTCTCAAAGAAATAGTCACGAGGGCTCTTGATGAGTACGTGGCTCGTTGA
- the LOC140878163 gene encoding cytokinin dehydrogenase 3-like, with protein MANEKQAEIALSDPKRAKRTENKNIAKLEHKVQTIQTEATTLSAQLTLLQRDSACLANQNNELKFRLQAMEQQAQLRDVAAKEKLCKNHAPSHDHAVNSIRNDSEAIRLASNDYGDIIHQNPSAVLYPSSTNEIIDLIKSSIDKFRPFTIAARGNGHSVRGQAMARDGVVVNMKSLGDIGFRIRVSSNPSLGFYADVGGEQLWIDVLRETSRHGLMPGTLTDYLYLTVGGTLSNAGIGGQAFLHGPQISNVLELDVITGTGALITCSKTKNFDLFFGVLGGLGQFGIISRARIVLKKAPTRVKWVRLLYSDFAIFTRDQEHLISSSSPNYMEGFIVASESTPDSWRSSFSSTSNQNDVASKLLKNKGLLYTIELVKYYDNQSASTIDKDFQGLLQELNFIPGIAFNKDVPIFDFLARVGDLDHPKTMQAHPWLNLFIPKSRIQDFNSRILVNMIPRFNDTNGLYIFYPLNKIKWDDRMSAVIPDEDVFYTIGLLHSSNPNAFEKFDDLNNEILGLCEKAGIKVKQYLPYFKSKGGWIEHFGSKWSIFQKRKRMFDPKMILSPGQRIFN; from the exons ATGGCGAATGAGAAACAAGCTGAAATTGCATTAAGTGATCCGAAACGGGCCAAAAG AACGGAAAACAAGAATATTGCAAAGTTGGAACACAAGGTCCAAACAATACAGACAGAAGCAACCACATTGTCCGCACAACTTACTTTGCTTCAG CGGGATTCTGCCTGTCTGGCCAACCAGAATAATGAGCTGAAGTTTCGGCTGCAGGCTATGGAACAACAGGCCCAACTCCGAGATG TTGCGGCTAAGGAAAAGCTATGTAAGAACCATGCACCATCACATGATCATGCCGTAAACAGTATTCGCAATGACTCGGAAGCCATTCGACTAGCATCAAACGACTATGGAGATATTATTCACCAAAACCCTTCTGCAGTTCTTTATCCTTCATCAACTAATGAAATCATCGACCTAATCAAATCATCTATCGATAAGTTTAGGCCATTTACCATAGCTGCAAGAGGCAATGGACACTCTGTCAGGGGACAGGCCATGGCAAGGGATGGAGTGGTGGTGAACATGAAATCTTTGGGTGACATTGGATTCAGAATTAGGGTTTCTTCCAATCCTTCGTTAGGGTTTTATGCAGATGTTGGAGGTGAGCAGTTATGGATCGACGTTTTGCGCGAGACGTCGAGGCACGGCCTCATGCCTGGAACATTGACCGATTATCTATACTTAACTGTGGGGGGAACACTTTCTAATGCGGGAATTGGTGGTCAAGCATTCTTACATGGTCCTCAAATTAGCAATGTTCTCGAACTTGATGTTATAACTG GTACCGGGGCCTTGATCACTTGCTCCAAAACAAAGAATTTCGACCTATTTTTTGGAGTTCTAGGAGGACTCGGGCAATTTGGCAtaatatcaagagcaagaattGTCCTAAAAAAAGCACCGACGAGA GTAAAATGGGTGAGATTGTTGTATAGTGATTTTGCCATATTCACCAGGGATCAAGAACATCTCATCTCAAGTAGTTCCCCAAACTATATGGAAGGTTTCATTGTTGCAAGTGAGTCCACTCCCGATAGTTGGCGATCTTCCTTTTCTTCAACTTCCAATCAAAACGACGTTGCTTCAAAATTGTTGAAGAACAAAGGTCTCCTCTACACCATAGAATTGGTCAAGTACTATGACAATCAAAGTGCAAGTACCATTGATAAG GACTTTCAAGGATTGCTCCAAGAGTTGAACTTCATTCCTGGTATTGCTTTCAACAAAGATGTCCCTATTTTTGATTTCCTCGCCAGAGTTGGAGATTTGGATCACCCCAAAACAATGCAAGCACATCCATGGCTGAATCTATTCATACCAAAGTCTCGGATTCAAGATTTCAATTCTCGAATTTTAGTCAACATGATCCCGAGATTCAACGATACCAATGGCCTATACATTTTCTACCCACTTAACAAAATCAA ATGGGATGATCGAATGTCAGCTGTGATACCAGATGAAGATGTGTTCTATACTATTGGATTGCTCCATTCAAGTAATCCGAATGCATTCGAGAAGTTTGACGATTTAAACAATGAGATACTGGGATTATGTGAGAAGGCTGGGATCAAGGTGAAACAATATCTTCCTTATTTTAAATCCAAGGGAGGTTGGATCGAGCATTTTGGCTCTAAATGGAGCATATttcagaaaaggaaaagaatgTTTGATCCCAAAATGATATTGTCACCGGGCCAAAgaattttcaattaa